The following are from one region of the Novosphingobium humi genome:
- a CDS encoding family 1 glycosylhydrolase, producing MINRRMMLAGTAALAATPVMAARAKPFDPAFPKGFLWGAATAGHQVEGNNTNSDQWLLENVTPTITGAPSGDAVNSFELWREDLDLAQSIGLNAYRFSLEWARIEPEPGMFSRAMLNHYKAIIDGARARGLAPVVTFNHYTTPRWFAAMGGWTSEKAPELFAKFCDRAMRHLGANIAVALTLNEPNLARLLPLVMPPQFLDGLRANLAAAARAANVPRFMVANTVPPEDVPALTTGMIAGHRLARAAIKAVRPDLPVGFSFAMADDQAATKDSVRDAMRQKLYGDWLEVAREDDFVAIQNYERILWGPKGRLPAPDGGMRNFRGAEVYPPSLAGAARYAHEATGKPVLITEHGVGTDDDTLRVRLIREAMPPLRQAMADGVPVLGYIHWTLMDNYEWGAGIGHGAFGLASVDPVTFERKAKPSAGVLGAMARANSL from the coding sequence GTGATTAACCGCCGCATGATGTTGGCCGGGACGGCGGCTCTGGCTGCAACGCCGGTGATGGCCGCACGCGCCAAACCTTTTGACCCGGCTTTCCCCAAGGGCTTTTTGTGGGGCGCGGCCACCGCCGGGCATCAGGTCGAGGGCAACAACACCAATTCGGACCAGTGGCTGCTGGAAAATGTCACGCCCACGATCACCGGCGCGCCTTCGGGCGATGCGGTCAACAGCTTTGAACTGTGGCGCGAGGATCTCGATCTGGCGCAATCCATTGGCCTCAACGCCTATCGCTTCAGCCTTGAATGGGCGCGCATCGAGCCGGAGCCGGGCATGTTCTCGCGCGCCATGCTCAACCATTACAAGGCGATCATTGATGGCGCCCGCGCGCGTGGGTTGGCCCCGGTGGTGACGTTCAACCATTACACCACGCCGCGCTGGTTTGCCGCGATGGGCGGATGGACCAGCGAAAAGGCGCCCGAACTCTTCGCCAAATTCTGCGACCGGGCGATGCGCCATCTGGGCGCGAATATCGCGGTGGCGCTCACCCTCAACGAGCCCAATCTGGCGCGTCTTTTGCCTTTGGTGATGCCGCCGCAATTCCTTGACGGGCTGCGCGCCAATCTGGCCGCCGCCGCGCGGGCGGCCAATGTGCCGCGTTTTATGGTGGCCAACACCGTCCCGCCAGAGGATGTGCCCGCGCTCACCACCGGGATGATCGCCGGCCACCGTCTGGCCCGCGCCGCGATCAAGGCGGTGCGCCCCGATCTGCCGGTCGGCTTCAGCTTTGCCATGGCCGACGATCAGGCCGCGACCAAGGATTCGGTGCGCGATGCCATGCGCCAGAAACTCTACGGCGACTGGCTGGAGGTGGCCCGCGAGGATGATTTTGTCGCGATCCAGAATTACGAGCGCATCCTGTGGGGGCCAAAGGGCCGCCTGCCCGCGCCCGATGGCGGCATGCGCAATTTCCGGGGGGCCGAGGTCTATCCGCCCTCATTGGCGGGCGCGGCGCGCTATGCCCATGAGGCCACGGGCAAGCCGGTGCTGATCACCGAGCATGGCGTGGGCACGGATGACGATACGCTGCGCGTCCGCCTGATCCGCGAGGCGATGCCGCCGCTGCGTCAGGCGATGGCCGATGGCGTGCCGGTGCTGGGCTATATCCACTGGACGCTGATGGACAATTATGAATGGGGCGCAGGCATTGGCCATGGCGCTTTCGGCCTTGCCTCGGTCGATCCGGTAACCTTTGAACGCAAGGCCAAGCCGAGCGCGGGCGTGCTGGGCGCGATGGCGCGGGCCAACTCGCTGTAA
- a CDS encoding bifunctional 3-(3-hydroxy-phenyl)propionate/3-hydroxycinnamic acid hydroxylase, with amino-acid sequence MFDVAIIGCGPVGALAANLLGREGLNVVVLEKELTHYPLPRAVHLDHEMMRLFQSAGVLERVLPDMVDTDGHLHVGASAQAIRYMGTVGMPRPFGWSNDWFFYQPELEEHLRAGFADMPNVDFRKGAEFTALDQSDGPVRITYTQGGAQHQVAARWAIACDGSRSPVRKALGIRLDDLDFEEPWLVVDAEVDGQVAFPDIAGVPEQADLQRLSVMMCDPRRPATIVPGRGNHRRWELMLLPHEDDAAMMAPEKVAELLAPYIGDVPHKIVRSATYRFHGLVAEQWQAGNVFLAGDAAHQTPPFFGQGMCHGCRDVANLWWKMAAIIKDHASPEILCTYQSERDPHVRGVIGAAVAAGRYICELDPVKAAARDAEMIARAQAQKGKQETAHDLIPAISTGIIHRGSAGAGERFIQPVLNDGRKLDDLTGGGWRLFTLEDAAALPDGGAVSAWLAARGAEAVMIRPDHYVFGTGTAEELRKAYAAQMGLSLETAA; translated from the coding sequence ATGTTCGATGTTGCGATTATTGGCTGCGGGCCTGTCGGCGCGCTGGCTGCGAACCTGCTTGGCCGCGAGGGGCTCAACGTGGTGGTTCTGGAAAAGGAACTCACCCATTACCCCCTGCCGCGCGCGGTGCATCTCGACCACGAGATGATGCGCCTGTTCCAATCGGCGGGCGTGCTGGAACGCGTGCTGCCCGATATGGTGGATACCGATGGGCATCTGCATGTCGGCGCATCGGCTCAGGCGATCCGCTATATGGGCACGGTGGGCATGCCCCGACCCTTCGGCTGGTCGAATGACTGGTTCTTTTATCAGCCCGAATTGGAAGAGCATCTGCGCGCCGGTTTTGCCGACATGCCGAATGTGGATTTCCGCAAGGGCGCGGAATTCACCGCGCTCGATCAGTCCGATGGCCCGGTGCGCATCACCTATACGCAGGGCGGCGCGCAGCATCAGGTTGCGGCCCGCTGGGCGATTGCCTGCGATGGTTCGCGCAGCCCGGTGCGCAAGGCGCTGGGGATCAGGCTCGACGATCTCGATTTCGAGGAACCCTGGCTGGTGGTCGATGCCGAGGTCGATGGGCAGGTAGCCTTCCCCGATATTGCGGGCGTGCCGGAACAGGCCGATCTGCAGCGCCTGTCGGTGATGATGTGCGATCCGCGGCGGCCCGCCACCATCGTGCCGGGCCGCGGCAACCATCGCCGCTGGGAACTGATGCTGCTTCCGCATGAGGACGATGCCGCGATGATGGCGCCCGAAAAGGTCGCCGAACTGCTGGCCCCCTATATCGGCGATGTGCCGCACAAGATCGTGCGCTCGGCCACCTATCGCTTTCACGGGCTGGTTGCCGAACAATGGCAGGCGGGCAATGTCTTCCTTGCCGGTGACGCCGCGCATCAGACCCCGCCCTTCTTTGGCCAGGGCATGTGCCATGGTTGCCGCGATGTCGCCAATCTCTGGTGGAAAATGGCGGCGATCATCAAGGACCACGCCTCGCCCGAAATCCTGTGCACCTATCAGAGCGAACGCGATCCGCATGTGCGCGGCGTGATCGGGGCGGCGGTGGCGGCGGGGCGCTATATTTGCGAACTCGACCCCGTAAAGGCCGCCGCGCGCGATGCCGAGATGATCGCGCGGGCGCAGGCGCAGAAGGGCAAACAGGAAACCGCCCATGACCTGATCCCGGCGATCTCGACCGGCATCATCCATCGCGGCAGCGCGGGTGCGGGCGAGCGTTTCATCCAGCCGGTGCTGAACGACGGGCGCAAGCTCGATGATCTGACCGGCGGCGGCTGGCGCCTGTTCACGCTGGAGGATGCCGCCGCCCTGCCCGATGGCGGCGCGGTGTCGGCCTGGCTGGCGGCGCGGGGCGCAGAGGCGGTAATGATCCGCCCCGACCACTACGTATTTGGCACGGGCACCGCCGAAGAATTGCGCAAAGCCTATGCGGCGCAAATGGGCCTATCGCTGGAGACTGCTGCATGA
- a CDS encoding gluconate 2-dehydrogenase subunit 3 family protein yields MQHLQHKQPKATRREVLAGAAIFALATGLPIPAQAAGETPSPRIALLLKTVAQIVIPRSDTPGAGDVGVGAFLPLAFAHGLEGTREPWRGAAAADMLRADGSLRHDLWLDRELNRRAGRDFLALPSAQQAKIVAQLDGEAFPAGPPPATPNPWVAIKALILIGYYSSEAGASKELQYNLIPGRWDADIPLKPGDRAFSNDWTAVEFG; encoded by the coding sequence TTGCAACATTTGCAGCACAAGCAGCCAAAGGCGACCCGGCGCGAGGTTCTGGCCGGGGCGGCGATCTTTGCGCTGGCCACCGGCCTGCCGATCCCGGCGCAGGCTGCGGGCGAAACGCCCTCGCCGCGCATCGCCCTGTTGCTCAAAACCGTGGCCCAGATCGTGATCCCGCGCAGCGACACGCCCGGCGCGGGCGATGTCGGCGTGGGGGCCTTTCTCCCGCTGGCCTTCGCCCATGGGCTGGAGGGCACGCGTGAGCCGTGGCGGGGCGCGGCGGCGGCCGACATGCTGCGCGCGGATGGATCGCTGCGCCATGACCTGTGGCTGGATCGCGAACTGAACCGCCGCGCGGGGCGCGATTTCCTCGCCCTGCCCTCCGCGCAGCAGGCAAAAATCGTGGCGCAGCTGGACGGCGAAGCCTTTCCCGCCGGGCCGCCGCCTGCGACGCCCAATCCCTGGGTGGCCATCAAAGCTCTGATCCTGATCGGCTATTATTCCAGCGAGGCCGGGGCATCCAAGGAATTGCAATATAACCTTATTCCGGGCCGCTGGGATGCCGACATCCCCCTTAAGCCCGGCGACCGCGCGTTTTCCAACGACTGGACCGCAGTGGAGTTTGGATGA
- a CDS encoding GlcG/HbpS family heme-binding protein, with the protein MITLAQAQTILSAGFAHARAQSAKPLAMVVLDAGGHPVAMAREDGATFFRADIARAKAYGALGMGADTGVLAERAKGNPTFFGGVVTTVGGDLVFSPGGVLVRADGVVVGAVGVSGDTGEMDAQCAIAGITAAGF; encoded by the coding sequence ATGATTACGCTGGCTCAGGCCCAAACCATCCTTTCCGCCGGGTTTGCCCATGCGCGCGCCCAATCGGCCAAGCCTCTGGCGATGGTCGTGCTGGATGCGGGCGGGCATCCGGTCGCCATGGCGCGCGAGGATGGGGCAACCTTTTTCCGCGCCGATATTGCCCGCGCCAAGGCCTATGGCGCGCTGGGCATGGGTGCGGACACGGGCGTTCTGGCCGAACGCGCCAAGGGCAACCCGACCTTCTTCGGCGGGGTCGTCACCACGGTGGGCGGCGATCTGGTGTTTTCGCCGGGCGGCGTGCTGGTGCGCGCCGATGGCGTGGTGGTCGGCGCGGTGGGCGTGTCGGGCGACACGGGCGAGATGGATGCGCAATGCGCGATCGCGGGCATCACGGCCGCCGGTTTTTGA
- a CDS encoding amidohydrolase family protein: MTTLFTNIRIFDGSPNASREGQVLVDGERIAKVAYAPETIDAPGATIVDGHGGTLMPGMVEAHAHLTWASSVEKIYHAFILPPEELEVAATRNARVLLDHGFTSAYSAGALGDGIEVRLAAAINAGETPGPRLIPSTLERSPEGAEGVDTGDVFNGRGPEAMRAFMKYCADQGIGSVKLVISGEDALKPGSHSDLLYTTDEMDAAREAAREYGLWIATHAYTDEAVDLALRAGARIIYHASYIGERTAEKLAAHKDEVFYGPGCGVSVAALEASPPPHIDMSHMKHSAAERMELEGKLVPALKAMGVRTLIGGDYGFPFNPNGCNARDLQHFVDYFGYSPVEALAAATSLGGELMGIEVGRIEEGYLADLLLVDGDPTQDVAILQGKDNLKAIMKGGTFHKAPLETVTA; this comes from the coding sequence GTGACCACGCTCTTTACCAACATCCGCATTTTCGACGGCAGCCCCAACGCATCGCGTGAAGGGCAGGTTCTGGTCGATGGCGAGCGGATCGCCAAGGTGGCCTACGCGCCTGAAACCATTGATGCGCCCGGCGCAACCATTGTCGATGGCCACGGCGGCACGCTGATGCCCGGCATGGTCGAGGCCCACGCGCATCTGACCTGGGCCTCGTCGGTCGAAAAGATCTATCACGCCTTCATCCTGCCGCCCGAAGAGCTGGAAGTGGCCGCCACGCGCAATGCCCGCGTGCTGCTCGACCATGGTTTTACCAGCGCCTATTCCGCAGGCGCGCTGGGCGATGGTATCGAGGTGCGCCTTGCCGCCGCAATCAACGCGGGCGAAACGCCGGGGCCGCGCCTCATCCCCTCGACGCTGGAGCGCAGCCCGGAAGGGGCCGAGGGCGTCGATACGGGCGACGTATTCAACGGTCGCGGGCCCGAGGCCATGCGCGCCTTCATGAAATATTGCGCCGATCAGGGCATCGGCTCGGTCAAGCTGGTGATTTCGGGCGAGGATGCGCTCAAACCCGGCAGCCATTCCGACCTGCTCTATACGACCGACGAAATGGACGCCGCGCGCGAGGCGGCACGCGAATATGGCCTCTGGATCGCCACCCACGCCTATACGGACGAGGCGGTCGATCTGGCCCTGCGCGCGGGCGCCCGGATCATCTATCACGCCAGCTATATTGGCGAACGCACGGCTGAAAAGCTGGCCGCGCACAAGGACGAAGTGTTCTACGGCCCCGGCTGCGGCGTTTCGGTGGCGGCCCTTGAAGCCAGCCCCCCGCCCCATATCGACATGAGCCACATGAAGCACAGCGCCGCCGAGCGCATGGAGCTGGAAGGCAAGCTGGTGCCTGCGCTCAAAGCCATGGGCGTGCGCACGCTGATCGGCGGAGATTATGGCTTCCCCTTCAACCCCAACGGCTGCAACGCGCGCGACCTCCAGCATTTCGTCGATTATTTCGGCTACAGCCCGGTTGAGGCGCTGGCCGCAGCCACCAGCCTTGGCGGCGAGTTGATGGGGATCGAGGTGGGCCGGATCGAGGAAGGCTATCTGGCCGACCTGCTGCTGGTCGATGGCGATCCGACGCAGGATGTCGCGATCCTTCAGGGCAAGGACAATCTCAAGGCAATCATGAAGGGCGGCACCTTTCACAAGGCCCCTCTGGAAACGGTAACGGCGTAA
- a CDS encoding TetR/AcrR family transcriptional regulator yields MTKDVALSTALRAPVQGRSKASYERMLAAAEALMAAAGSDEFTLQEVSKKGKVSIGSIYNRFESKDALLHAVQLRVLERVDRQMGAMLDEARNGASTLDQLVVALTRAVGETLKENADIMRPLMLRATNDPLVAATGKASFVTTANAVKGALLLHSGEMKQPDPLRAVDSAFRILYATIARYLGFGSATTAAWEGDWDVLLQDLSRMIAAFLVTPPSF; encoded by the coding sequence ATGACCAAGGATGTTGCCCTCTCCACCGCCCTGCGCGCGCCCGTTCAGGGGCGGTCCAAGGCTTCGTATGAACGCATGCTGGCCGCGGCCGAGGCGCTGATGGCGGCGGCCGGATCGGATGAGTTCACCCTGCAGGAGGTGAGCAAGAAGGGCAAGGTTTCGATCGGCTCGATCTACAATCGATTTGAAAGCAAGGATGCCCTGCTTCACGCGGTGCAGTTGCGCGTGCTCGAACGGGTCGACAGACAGATGGGCGCGATGTTGGATGAGGCGCGCAACGGCGCCAGTACGCTGGATCAACTGGTCGTGGCGCTGACCCGCGCGGTGGGCGAGACGCTCAAGGAAAACGCCGATATCATGCGCCCGCTGATGCTGCGCGCGACCAATGATCCGCTGGTGGCGGCCACGGGCAAGGCCTCCTTCGTCACCACGGCCAATGCGGTCAAAGGGGCGTTGCTGCTGCATTCGGGCGAGATGAAGCAGCCCGATCCGCTGCGCGCGGTCGATTCGGCCTTCCGCATCCTTTACGCCACTATCGCCCGCTATCTCGGCTTTGGCTCGGCCACGACGGCCGCGTGGGAAGGCGACTGGGACGTTCTGCTGCAGGATCTCTCGCGCATGATCGCGGCCTTTCTGGTCACCCCGCCAAGCTTTTGA
- a CDS encoding VOC family protein, whose protein sequence is MKLRSIELALPKAAQAYRWMIDVWGCADGGRMGDTFYLRGSGTFPYLMAISESADNFVRSTTFVCSADRLAQVAQAATARGLNAAPCTSSDPGGGHGIVVELAEGELLRFLVDAAEVPAIEGHAKSTRRVMPVKLTHVVFNSADAEASGDIVEEVLGFRVSDRTRGMVFVRCNEAHHSTAFARAGFSSLNHVAFEMEDLDAVMRGIGNMRDHGFAPAWGPGRHGPGDNVYAYYIAPFGPVIEYSTPVEKVGEDYRTGEPDDWTWPEKRIDQWGVSDKDFAGLRVAEEAFRFRREWQPAPINAFSGA, encoded by the coding sequence ATGAAACTTCGCAGCATCGAACTGGCCCTGCCCAAGGCGGCGCAGGCCTATCGCTGGATGATCGATGTCTGGGGCTGCGCCGATGGCGGGCGGATGGGCGACACGTTCTACCTGCGCGGTTCGGGCACCTTCCCCTATCTGATGGCCATTTCGGAAAGCGCCGATAATTTCGTGCGCTCGACCACTTTCGTCTGCTCGGCGGACCGTCTGGCGCAGGTCGCGCAGGCGGCGACCGCGCGCGGATTGAACGCCGCGCCTTGCACCAGCAGCGATCCGGGCGGCGGCCATGGCATCGTGGTCGAACTGGCCGAGGGCGAATTGCTTCGCTTCCTTGTCGACGCCGCCGAAGTGCCGGCAATCGAGGGCCATGCCAAATCCACCCGCCGCGTGATGCCGGTCAAACTCACCCATGTCGTGTTCAATTCCGCCGATGCCGAGGCCAGCGGCGATATCGTCGAGGAAGTCCTCGGCTTTCGCGTCTCCGACCGCACGCGCGGCATGGTCTTTGTCCGCTGCAACGAGGCGCATCATTCCACCGCCTTTGCCCGCGCCGGTTTCTCGTCGCTCAACCATGTCGCCTTTGAAATGGAAGACCTCGACGCGGTCATGCGCGGCATCGGCAATATGCGCGATCATGGGTTTGCCCCGGCATGGGGTCCGGGCCGCCATGGGCCGGGCGACAATGTCTATGCCTATTACATCGCGCCCTTTGGCCCGGTGATCGAATATTCCACCCCGGTCGAAAAGGTGGGCGAGGATTACCGCACCGGCGAGCCCGACGACTGGACCTGGCCCGAAAAGCGGATCGACCAGTGGGGCGTGTCGGACAAGGATTTTGCCGGACTGCGCGTGGCCGAGGAAGCGTTCCGTTTCCGCCGCGAATGGCAACCGGCGCCCATCAATGCGTTCTCAGGAGCATAA
- a CDS encoding fumarylacetoacetate hydrolase family protein, with protein sequence MRYVSFTSPDGKARFGRLEGETIFDLGGTYASLKEALAADALASLADGEAFALDAVRLLPVIPDPDKILCVGLNYATHVAETGREQKEHPAIFTRYADSLIADGEAMVRPPESVRFDYEGEVAIIIGKKGRRIAPENAWDHIAGYAPFNDGSIRDWQRHNIQFTPGKTWPGTGGFGPALVTPDEIADLGAQRVQTRLNGELVQDQPISDMIWDIPAIIAYCSTFTDLNPGDVIATGTPGGVGDKRQPPLYMKAGDVVEISVGVIGTLTNPVIDEI encoded by the coding sequence ATGCGTTATGTGTCTTTCACAAGCCCCGACGGCAAGGCCCGCTTTGGCCGCCTAGAGGGCGAAACCATCTTCGATCTGGGCGGCACCTATGCCAGCCTGAAGGAAGCGCTTGCCGCTGATGCCCTCGCCTCGCTGGCCGATGGCGAGGCGTTTGCGCTCGATGCGGTTCGGCTGCTGCCGGTCATTCCCGACCCGGACAAGATCCTGTGCGTTGGCCTCAATTACGCCACCCATGTGGCCGAAACGGGCCGCGAGCAGAAAGAGCATCCCGCGATCTTCACCCGCTATGCCGACAGCCTGATCGCCGATGGCGAGGCCATGGTCCGCCCGCCCGAAAGCGTGCGTTTTGACTATGAGGGCGAAGTGGCCATCATCATCGGCAAGAAGGGCCGCCGCATCGCCCCCGAAAACGCATGGGACCACATCGCGGGCTATGCGCCCTTCAACGATGGCTCAATCCGCGATTGGCAGCGCCACAACATCCAGTTCACCCCCGGCAAGACATGGCCCGGCACCGGCGGCTTCGGCCCCGCGCTGGTCACGCCTGACGAGATCGCGGATCTGGGCGCCCAGCGCGTGCAGACGCGTCTGAACGGCGAGTTGGTGCAGGATCAGCCGATCAGCGACATGATCTGGGATATCCCCGCGATCATCGCCTATTGCTCGACCTTCACCGACCTCAACCCCGGCGATGTCATCGCAACCGGCACGCCGGGCGGGGTGGGCGATAAGCGCCAGCCGCCCCTCTATATGAAGGCGGGCGATGTGGTTGAAATTTCGGTGGGCGTCATCGGCACGCTGACCAACCCCGTCATCGACGAAATCTGA
- a CDS encoding TonB-dependent receptor, translating into MMSNIHHLLSSAALLGMIAASPAMAGEAQTQASVAPGEIVVTAQRRSERLQDVPLAVSAISAQQMTTGGFQKLSDLQYQVSGLQFGSSPNDSGYRLRGVGTAGGFSSASEQNVGTVVDNVIIPFGNPVNSLGDLERVEVLKGPQGTQFGKNASSGVVNITTAKPRFDRVSGKVFASYGSLNEINTNAQLNLPTSENSAIGLFGFYRQNDGYLYNATLKKYWGDEASYGGRAKFFYQPSDDFSVYIIGDYSRTSTRSPGQLWTINALPSFANPLMAARFGNLTSLGITPGFNNTQSAENTDGWTSERNYGASIEINKKLGGLNLTSITAYRGFIQGAAQFGIDGSSVTVFQAQPTAQHQSFLSQEIRLTSPSGSKLEYTTGVYGSRRKTGNPGDYNRAQLLPANPFSAFYVNISSGQANTQTRSDSLAAFIDGKYHVTEKFSLLGGFRYQYDWVKASFQSIIDPNYAPGTVVNGVFVTPYTPVALKTGSTAKGGWSGKAGAEYKVDRDLMFFGTIARGYLGPTVAFSGLSGTGTNVKPQTVRDITVGFKSQLFNRAVTFNASAFFDKYTNLQTSVFNGVEFLTENAGGFEAKGFEFDARWRVSPEFSLNGGLTYSDTKFTDYVTACPAVLKAGLTCYTQNGTALLQAAGEPLSGAPKVSFTFGADVKLPINDKLTFDWSSNVYYRSKVQYDVGNALSNQPGYYTIGLNTGIGAPDGGWRVGLFVRNLLDQRFHASVIGLPFSDPGGEVNWLTREGRRTIGVSATAKF; encoded by the coding sequence ATGATGAGCAACATCCATCACCTGCTGAGCAGCGCTGCCCTTCTGGGCATGATCGCCGCCAGCCCCGCCATGGCCGGGGAAGCCCAGACGCAGGCTTCTGTCGCCCCCGGCGAAATCGTCGTCACCGCCCAGCGCCGCTCCGAACGCCTGCAGGACGTGCCGCTGGCCGTTTCGGCGATCAGCGCCCAGCAGATGACCACGGGCGGCTTCCAGAAACTGTCCGACCTGCAATATCAGGTGTCGGGCCTGCAATTCGGCTCCTCGCCCAATGACAGCGGCTATCGCCTGCGCGGCGTGGGCACGGCGGGCGGTTTCTCGTCGGCGTCGGAGCAGAATGTCGGCACGGTGGTCGACAATGTGATCATCCCCTTCGGCAACCCGGTCAACAGCCTTGGCGACCTTGAGCGTGTCGAAGTGCTCAAAGGCCCGCAGGGCACCCAGTTCGGCAAGAACGCCTCGTCCGGCGTGGTCAACATCACCACCGCCAAGCCCCGGTTCGACCGCGTTTCGGGCAAGGTTTTCGCCTCCTACGGCTCGCTGAATGAAATCAACACCAACGCCCAGCTCAACCTGCCCACCAGCGAGAATTCGGCCATCGGCCTGTTTGGCTTCTATCGCCAGAATGACGGCTATCTTTATAACGCCACGCTGAAAAAATATTGGGGCGATGAGGCCAGCTATGGCGGCCGCGCCAAGTTCTTCTATCAGCCTTCGGACGATTTCAGCGTCTATATCATCGGCGATTACAGCCGCACCAGCACGCGCAGCCCCGGCCAGCTCTGGACCATCAACGCCCTGCCCAGCTTTGCCAATCCGCTGATGGCGGCGCGTTTCGGCAATCTGACCTCGCTTGGCATCACGCCGGGCTTCAACAACACGCAAAGCGCGGAAAACACCGACGGCTGGACGAGCGAGCGCAATTATGGCGCCAGCATCGAGATCAACAAGAAGCTGGGCGGGTTGAACCTGACCTCGATCACCGCCTATCGCGGCTTTATCCAGGGCGCCGCGCAATTCGGCATCGACGGGTCGAGCGTGACGGTGTTTCAGGCCCAGCCCACCGCCCAGCACCAGTCCTTCCTGAGCCAGGAAATCCGCCTGACCAGCCCCTCGGGCAGCAAGCTGGAATATACCACCGGCGTTTACGGATCGCGGCGCAAGACTGGCAATCCGGGCGATTACAACCGCGCCCAATTGCTGCCCGCCAATCCGTTCAGCGCCTTCTATGTCAACATCTCGTCCGGACAGGCCAATACCCAGACCCGGTCGGACTCGCTGGCCGCCTTCATCGACGGCAAGTATCATGTGACCGAGAAATTCTCGCTGCTGGGGGGCTTCCGCTATCAGTATGACTGGGTGAAGGCCTCGTTCCAGTCGATCATTGATCCCAACTACGCCCCCGGCACGGTGGTCAATGGCGTTTTCGTCACACCCTACACCCCGGTTGCGCTGAAGACCGGGTCGACCGCCAAAGGCGGCTGGTCGGGCAAGGCCGGCGCGGAATACAAGGTTGATCGCGACCTGATGTTCTTTGGCACGATCGCGCGCGGTTATCTGGGGCCGACGGTGGCCTTCTCGGGCCTGTCGGGCACGGGCACCAATGTAAAGCCGCAGACTGTGCGCGACATCACGGTCGGCTTCAAGTCGCAGCTCTTCAACCGCGCCGTGACCTTCAACGCCAGCGCCTTCTTTGACAAATACACCAACCTGCAAACCAGCGTGTTCAACGGGGTGGAATTCCTGACCGAAAACGCGGGCGGGTTTGAGGCCAAGGGTTTCGAGTTCGACGCCCGCTGGCGCGTCAGCCCCGAATTCAGCCTGAATGGCGGCCTGACCTATTCGGACACGAAATTCACCGATTATGTCACCGCCTGTCCGGCTGTCCTCAAGGCCGGCCTCACCTGCTATACCCAGAACGGCACGGCCCTTTTGCAGGCCGCCGGCGAGCCGCTTTCGGGCGCGCCCAAAGTGTCCTTCACCTTTGGCGCGGATGTGAAGCTGCCGATCAACGACAAGCTGACCTTCGACTGGTCGAGCAATGTCTATTATCGCAGCAAGGTGCAGTATGACGTGGGCAATGCCCTGTCGAACCAGCCGGGCTATTACACCATCGGCCTGAACACCGGCATCGGCGCGCCCGATGGCGGTTGGCGCGTGGGCCTGTTCGTGCGCAACCTGCTGGATCAGCGCTTCCACGCCTCGGTCATCGGCCTGCCCTTCTCCGATCCGGGCGGCGAGGTGAACTGGCTGACCCGTGAAGGGCGCCGCACCATCGGCGTCAGCGCGACGGCCAAGTTCTGA
- a CDS encoding alpha/beta hydrolase: MTSTRQSIAAMGQGLGPDVLEACRQLFGAEQEALAAAVPVAARDLAYGPHERHRLDLYGAAEGGLKPVLLFVHGGGFVMGDKGDTGWPNAAVGRMAARRGWIGAVMNYRLAPDHLWPAGSEDVAAAVDYLRGAVADHGGDPERIVVMGTSAGAVHVSGFLRLRPDHGSLVRAAVLLSGLYGCTPLDPKDERYYGTGDFAAMAPWDAVVETPLPLLVACAQHDPARFQAEFLGLMQARLAHHGTMPRAVLLPGHNHYTMAMHLGTSDTRLEEEIAAFLEDIL, from the coding sequence ATGACATCCACCCGCCAATCCATCGCCGCCATGGGTCAGGGCCTTGGCCCTGATGTGCTGGAGGCATGCCGCCAATTGTTCGGGGCCGAGCAGGAAGCGCTGGCCGCTGCCGTGCCGGTGGCCGCGCGCGATCTGGCCTATGGGCCGCATGAAAGGCACCGGCTGGATCTTTACGGCGCGGCGGAAGGCGGTTTGAAGCCGGTTCTGCTGTTCGTCCATGGCGGCGGCTTTGTCATGGGCGACAAAGGGGATACGGGTTGGCCCAATGCCGCCGTGGGGCGCATGGCGGCGCGGCGCGGCTGGATCGGGGCGGTGATGAACTATCGCCTCGCCCCCGATCACCTCTGGCCTGCAGGCAGCGAGGATGTGGCCGCCGCCGTTGATTATCTGCGCGGGGCTGTGGCGGACCATGGCGGAGATCCCGAACGGATCGTGGTCATGGGCACCTCGGCGGGCGCGGTGCATGTCAGCGGTTTTCTGAGACTTCGCCCTGACCATGGCTCGCTGGTGCGCGCCGCAGTGCTGCTGTCGGGCCTCTATGGCTGCACCCCGCTCGATCCCAAGGACGAGCGCTATTACGGCACGGGCGATTTTGCCGCCATGGCGCCGTGGGATGCAGTGGTGGAAACGCCATTGCCGCTGCTGGTGGCCTGCGCCCAGCATGATCCGGCGCGGTTTCAGGCCGAGTTTCTGGGCCTGATGCAGGCCCGCCTTGCCCACCACGGCACGATGCCGCGCGCCGTCCTGCTGCCGGGCCACAATCATTACACGATGGCGATGCACCTTGGCACGTCCGACACGCGCCTTGAGGAAGAAATCGCCGCATTTCTGGAGGATATTCTGTGA